The following coding sequences lie in one Rutidosis leptorrhynchoides isolate AG116_Rl617_1_P2 chromosome 4, CSIRO_AGI_Rlap_v1, whole genome shotgun sequence genomic window:
- the LOC139841280 gene encoding BTB/POZ domain and ankyrin repeat-containing protein NBCL-like: MSLEDSLRSLSLDYLNLLINGQGFSDVTFSVEGRIVHAHRCILAARSLLFRKFFCSGGTDSPTGSGSGSDPLGSRVGNMGMGPASPRNLTSSQQVVIPVNSVGYEVFLLMLQFLYSGQVSIVPQKHEPRPNCGERGCWHTHCTSAVNLALDTLSAARSFGVEQLVLLTQKQLAFMVEKASIEDVMKVLLASRKQDMHQLWTTCSHLVAKSGLPPEVLAKHLPIDVVAKIEELRLKSSLARRSLMPHHHPHHHQDLSVAADLEDQKIRRMRRALDSSDVELVKLMVMGEGLNLDEALALHYAVENCSREVVKALLELGAADVNYPAGPVGKTPLHIASEMVSPDMVAVLLDHHADPNVRSIEGITSIDILRTLTSDFLFKGAVPGLTHIEPNKLRLCLELVQSAAMVISREEGNAAAAVAASNAQMYPHPQMNDSSSSNSSGNIGNLNLDSRLVYLNLGAAQIGCNKMDHVGDNSQQNTHQDHHHQHHHRHGSSQGGCDTSMYHHSHHEY; this comes from the exons ATGTCTCTAGAAGATTCACTAAGATCTTTATCACTTGATTACCTTAATTTACTAATCAATGGTCAAGGTTTCAGTGATGTTACTTTCAGTGTTGAGGGTAGAATTGTTCATGCTCACCGTTGTATTCTAGCAGCTAGAAGCTTGTTGTTCCGCAAGTTTTTCTGTTCCGGTGGGACAGATTCTCCAACCGGGTCTGGGTCTGGATCCGACCCGTTAGGGTCAAGAGTTGGCAATATGGGTATGGGACCCGCTTCACCAAGAAACCTAACGAGTTCACAACAAGTTGTAATACCTGTGAATTCGGTTGGGTACGAGGTGTTCTTGTTAATGTTGCAGTTTTTGTACAGTGGACAGGTTTCAATTGTACCTCAAAAACATGAACCAAGACCTAACTGTGGTGAGAGAGGATGTTGGCATACACATTGCACATCAGCCGTTAATCTTGCTCTTGATACACTTTCAGCCGCTAGATCTTTTGGAGTTGAACAGCTTGTATTACTCACCCAG aagcaattagcattcatggtagaGAAAGCTTCAATTGAGGATGTCATGAAGGTTCTTTTAGCTTCAAGAAAACAAGACATGCATCAACTGTGGACAACTTGTTCTCACTTAGTTGCAAAATCTGGTCTTCCACCAGAAGTTTTAGCTAAACATCTTCCAATTGATGTTGTAGCAAAAATCGAAGAACTTCGCCTCAAATCGTCCTTAGCTCGCCGTTCTTTAATGCCACATCACCATCCACATCATCACCAAGATCTTTCTGTAGCCGCTGATCTCGAAGATCAAAAGATCCGACGAATGAGACGAGCTCTCGATTCGTCTGATGTTGAGCTAGTTAAGCTCATGGTAATGGGTGAAGGACTAAATCTTGATGAAGCATTAGCATTACATTATGCAGTTGAGAATTGTAGCCGTGAAGTGGTGAAAGCGTTACTCGAATTAGGTGCAGCCGATGTGAATTATCCGGCTGGACCGGTTGGAAAGACCCCACTTCACATAGCATCCGAAATGGTGTCACCGGATATGGTTGCGGTTTTACTTGATCATCATGCAGATCCTAATGTTAGATCAATTGAAGGGATCACATCAATTGATATACTTAGAACCCTAACTTCTGATTTCCTATTTAAAGGGGCTGTCCCGGGGCTAACTCATATCGAACCGAATAAACTTAGGCTTTGTCTTGAACTAGTTCAATCAGCAGCAATGGTGATTTCAAGAGAAGAAGGTAAtgcagcagcagcagtagcagcTTCAAATGCACAAATGTATCCACATCCACAAATGAATGATAGTAGTAGTTCAAATAGTAGTGGGAATATAGGGAACTTGAATCTTGATTCAAGGTTGGTTTATTTGAATCTTGGAGCAGCACAAATTGGATGTAACAAAATGGATCATGTTGGTGATAATAGCCAACAAAACACTCATcaagatcatcatcatcaacatcatcatagaCATGGTTCTTCTCAAGGTGGTTGTGACACATCAATGTACCATCATTCTCATCATGAGTATTAG